One stretch of Stigmatella aurantiaca DNA includes these proteins:
- a CDS encoding DUF6310 domain-containing protein, with the protein MRFHDTEGVCPVATVGAATVPAMVAICLLSQPYIVVGAVVVIGAVVVAVPIQEELEAHARRRGAYPEETEGSLEAAEAGLRTSSSTREAMAAGKPKPGGQGGDWFPPGPKEPLAPAERRPECVPEGYRPREGIRCTKQVVELQRERELARACGFGFRVGVRDAGHKAALELAAPALEELIAVMDWC; encoded by the coding sequence ATGCGTTTCCACGATACGGAAGGCGTCTGTCCGGTGGCCACCGTGGGCGCGGCCACGGTGCCAGCAATGGTGGCCATCTGCCTTCTGTCGCAGCCGTACATCGTCGTGGGCGCGGTGGTGGTCATCGGCGCCGTGGTGGTGGCTGTCCCCATCCAAGAGGAACTGGAGGCGCATGCGCGGAGGCGGGGCGCTTATCCCGAGGAGACAGAGGGAAGCCTGGAGGCGGCGGAGGCTGGGCTGCGAACGAGCTCCTCCACGAGGGAAGCCATGGCGGCCGGAAAGCCCAAGCCGGGGGGGCAAGGCGGGGACTGGTTTCCTCCTGGGCCGAAGGAACCCCTGGCCCCGGCGGAGCGCCGCCCGGAGTGCGTCCCCGAAGGGTACCGCCCAAGGGAGGGCATCCGTTGCACAAAACAGGTGGTCGAGTTGCAGCGCGAGCGTGAGCTGGCACGGGCTTGCGGATTCGGCTTTCGAGTCGGTGTCCGCGACGCCGGGCACAAAGCCGCGCTCGAACTCGCGGCCCCCGCTCTCGAAGAACTCATCGCCGTCATGGACTGGTGCTGA
- the cas2 gene encoding CRISPR-associated endonuclease Cas2, producing the protein MAEPRRWYLMTYDIRSPKRWRKVYELIKGYGERLQLSVFRCSLTDRDREKLRWELAQVMEEEDTLLVLGLCGGCVERVRAINPKEGWPEELPPFRVL; encoded by the coding sequence ATGGCGGAGCCGAGACGCTGGTATCTGATGACGTACGACATCCGGAGCCCGAAGCGCTGGAGGAAGGTGTACGAGCTCATCAAGGGGTACGGAGAGCGGTTGCAACTGTCGGTGTTCCGGTGCTCGCTGACGGACCGGGACCGGGAAAAGCTGCGGTGGGAGCTGGCACAAGTGATGGAAGAGGAGGACACCCTGCTGGTGTTGGGGCTGTGTGGCGGGTGCGTGGAGCGGGTGAGGGCGATCAACCCGAAGGAGGGGTGGCCCGAGGAGCTGCCACCCTTCCGTGTGCTATGA
- the cmr6 gene encoding type III-B CRISPR module RAMP protein Cmr6 encodes MWLSERHAHPAPTLSALSHAGLGYTRYAPLQAIIGEGDPASTAREHWLKGLEACREPVGYGHAYRRWWKSLQGPETLCFTVKALGRVLVGHGTSAATGVGLTLHHTWGVPVLPGSSLKGLTAHYVETVYGPAGLDDAPERAPFRGTTWEKGRATAAPGSVYRRLFGAPDVGPMQEGGSQGRVIFHDAWWASAGQGARLPLARDVLTVHQRGYYESEGGVWPGDFDDPNPVSFLTVAPGSQFLVALSLVPGKDEGRTLLERAARYLQQALGNWGVGGKTAAGYGRFLLEEPPAGGSMMVPGARVAKELETPTLKELKTWLEQQKGQEDTQRKRFQRLEQDWRERLLGLAGEERQAAAHLLKGAFNLKRGEEKPRMEALLAELGTAKP; translated from the coding sequence ATGTGGCTGAGTGAAAGGCACGCTCACCCGGCCCCAACGCTCTCGGCGCTGAGTCACGCGGGGCTCGGCTACACGCGGTACGCGCCCTTGCAGGCCATCATCGGGGAGGGAGATCCGGCCTCCACCGCGAGAGAGCACTGGTTGAAGGGCTTGGAAGCATGCCGCGAACCGGTTGGCTATGGGCATGCCTATCGCCGGTGGTGGAAGTCATTGCAAGGCCCGGAGACCCTCTGCTTCACGGTGAAGGCGCTGGGGCGCGTGCTCGTGGGCCACGGCACCTCGGCGGCCACTGGGGTGGGGTTGACGTTGCACCACACGTGGGGCGTGCCCGTGCTGCCGGGTTCGTCGCTCAAGGGACTGACAGCCCATTACGTGGAAACGGTGTACGGGCCAGCGGGACTGGACGATGCGCCTGAGCGGGCACCCTTCCGAGGGACGACATGGGAGAAGGGGCGGGCCACGGCGGCACCAGGAAGTGTGTATCGCCGTCTGTTCGGGGCTCCGGACGTGGGGCCGATGCAAGAGGGGGGGAGCCAAGGGCGGGTCATCTTCCACGATGCGTGGTGGGCCTCCGCGGGGCAGGGGGCGCGGCTCCCGCTGGCACGCGACGTCCTGACGGTCCACCAACGGGGGTACTACGAGAGCGAAGGGGGCGTGTGGCCCGGGGACTTCGATGATCCCAATCCCGTGTCCTTCCTGACGGTGGCGCCAGGAAGCCAATTCCTGGTGGCGCTGAGCCTCGTGCCAGGAAAGGACGAGGGCAGGACTTTGCTGGAGCGGGCGGCGCGCTACCTCCAGCAGGCGTTGGGGAATTGGGGCGTGGGAGGGAAGACGGCGGCGGGATATGGGCGGTTTCTCCTGGAGGAGCCTCCGGCCGGTGGATCCATGATGGTGCCGGGAGCCCGTGTGGCCAAGGAGTTGGAAACGCCCACGCTCAAAGAGCTGAAGACGTGGCTGGAACAGCAGAAGGGGCAGGAAGACACCCAACGGAAGCGATTCCAGCGGCTGGAGCAGGACTGGCGGGAGCGGCTGCTGGGACTGGCCGGAGAAGAGCGTCAAGCGGCGGCGCACCTGCTCAAGGGGGCTTTCAATCTCAAGAGAGGAGAGGAGAAGCCGCGGATGGAAGCGCTCCTCGCCGAGCTGGGAACGGCGAAGCCCTGA
- the cas6 gene encoding type I-MYXAN CRISPR-associated protein Cas6/Cmx6, whose product MPVVDLLFPVRAGTVPLDHGYWLFSALSKRLPWLHERRDVGVFNLRGRLAERASLFLGAGALRIRCSTDAVPPFLSLVGSQLEVAGQRITLGTPTVRGMEPVSQLSARIVTFKNSEDESTFRNTAHRFMGALTGTSCTVEVGRRRTVTVAGRKVVGFGVKLGGLTSDAALVIQEQGLGGRRHMGCGLFLPSRE is encoded by the coding sequence ATGCCGGTTGTTGATCTGCTCTTTCCGGTCCGGGCGGGAACGGTTCCGCTCGACCATGGGTACTGGCTGTTCTCTGCCCTGTCCAAGCGCCTTCCGTGGTTGCATGAGCGAAGGGATGTGGGCGTCTTCAATCTGAGGGGAAGGCTCGCGGAGAGAGCGTCCTTGTTCCTGGGAGCGGGCGCCTTGCGCATCCGCTGCTCCACGGACGCGGTGCCGCCATTTCTGAGCCTGGTGGGCAGCCAACTGGAGGTGGCGGGACAGCGCATCACGCTGGGCACTCCCACCGTGCGGGGAATGGAGCCAGTGTCTCAGCTTAGCGCCCGGATTGTTACCTTCAAGAACTCCGAGGATGAGTCCACTTTCCGCAACACCGCCCACCGGTTCATGGGGGCGTTGACGGGTACCTCATGCACTGTCGAGGTCGGACGGCGGCGGACCGTCACCGTCGCTGGCCGCAAGGTGGTGGGCTTTGGGGTAAAGCTGGGAGGATTGACGTCCGATGCGGCCTTGGTGATTCAGGAGCAGGGGCTCGGAGGACGGCGTCACATGGGGTGTGGCCTGTTCCTGCCTTCGAGGGAGTAA
- a CDS encoding Ig-like domain-containing protein has protein sequence MPAQALCLAVGVLSASCAQEAAPPEQSSVPVMDAPAVASSALVGVDGDLTVSAPNTQLNQYAVLGAAASAGATSFVVDDIGNLASPEFGALAAGDLLMIIQMQGATIGTDTTSAAFGTVTALNGAGLYELVTVGSISGNTITISTAGCSGLRNGYVAGAGTQVVRVPQLARLTINATASVVARPWDGTKGGVVALQVQNAMTVNGLLSASAAGFRGGEVDNNAITGVVAYASTSSNDGGEKGESIAGYKATYDALGGRYARGAAANGGGGGNAHNAGGGGGANGSNGNTWSGQGVMSGSVTGAEAWTLDPAYAENGSALTNSSGGGRGGYTFSANDFDARTYAPGEGGWNGDYRRPVGGLGGRPVTNDPATRLFLGGGGGAGDGNNAAAGPGGNGGGIVWVVADVVTGSGTITSNGQNGGNTTSPPHNDSAGGAGAGGTVVVAARSLTGVSLFAQGGKGGDQLIQVTEAEGPGGGGGGGYIATSGGTVPRDVSGGVSGITQSPALAEFPVNGATYGATGQLGAAVAALPLCLPSDLAITVTDERTTVEQGQSLTYTITVTNNGPNAVSGAAVTDAFPAALTGVSWTCAPASSCSVPSGTGNLADVLLSLPSGGSAVFTVTGTVSPTATGTLTNTATVASPASNVDPVPANNSATDTTTIVAASTADLQVSIGDSPDPVVVGGALTYTVNVTNNGPSTASSVTATVNLPPGTVFVGATGTGWTCSEAGGVVTCTRPSLGTGEAAPPITVQVTAPSTPGSITATSTVSTATTDPVAGNNSASQSTTVVGANSPPVANDDAISVGVNSGATVVPVLNNDTDPNPADTLTVTAVTQPTNGTVTLVNGVVSYTPNPGFIGTDTFTYTISDGNGGTDTATVTVTIINNPPTANDDAVTVPANSTGTVVDVLGNDTTAPDTGETLTVTAVTQPTSGTVTLVNGVVTYTPNPGFIGTDTFTYTISDGNGGTDTATVTVTVALNNPPDGKEDSYEVYPGGDPIELPVLDNDTDPDPGDTLTVIEVTQPGNGKVTLENGKVRYQPDPGFTGTDTFTYTVSDGKGGTDVVTVTVTVGFGDDIRVVGRGCASSGSGTLVPLALMLLALPLLRRRSFQGLMRMGGLLGVLAAMFVSAPALAQDSQSIDVQQYKPGPGSRDVLGLHSAQIAPHLGWNLGLSINYARNPLNFLRPSTDEFIYNLVRHQYTLDLMGSISLFDRIELGVAVPLTLQKEQSSDRFSPLLSEAIDTTGLGDLRVVPKVRLLSTDGGLHLALVVPVILPTSGGNEFRGREGVAAFPRLVGEWSSEKGTRIIANAGVNFQPRETFRNLSVGNEFAYGLGAEVPFHISDHKLAAEATIAGALGLKDADTEERPLEVLGALKYFFSEQLTAHVGAGPGLTRGYGTPAFRILAGVNWTAKPEEKPVPVDSDGDGLMDPDDRCPNEPEDKDGFQDEDGCPDPDNDQDGIPDVSDKCPNEPETMNGFEDADGCPDAVPDSDGDGLTDDKDRCPNQPEDKDGFQDEDGCPDPDNDKDGIPDTSDECINEPEVINGVMDEDGCPDKGEVNVRVEGKKFFILQKVHFATNKDVILERSFSLLKQVAAVLRANPQLTKIRVEGHTDSQGSDAFNMDLSDRRAKSVRTYLIEKEGIAADRLEAVGYGETQPVDTNATAAGRENNRRVIFTILEQSGE, from the coding sequence GTGCCCGCGCAGGCCTTGTGCCTGGCCGTGGGCGTCCTGAGCGCCTCGTGCGCTCAGGAGGCTGCGCCGCCCGAGCAGTCCTCGGTCCCCGTGATGGACGCCCCCGCCGTGGCCAGCTCCGCCCTCGTGGGCGTGGACGGCGACCTGACCGTCAGCGCGCCCAACACGCAGCTCAACCAGTACGCGGTGCTCGGCGCTGCCGCCTCGGCGGGCGCCACGAGCTTCGTGGTGGACGACATCGGCAACCTCGCCAGCCCTGAGTTCGGCGCCCTGGCGGCCGGCGACCTGCTGATGATCATCCAGATGCAGGGCGCCACCATCGGCACGGACACCACCTCGGCGGCGTTCGGCACCGTCACGGCGCTCAATGGCGCGGGGCTCTACGAGCTCGTCACGGTGGGCTCCATCTCCGGCAACACCATCACCATCAGCACGGCCGGCTGCAGCGGGCTGCGCAACGGCTACGTGGCCGGGGCCGGGACGCAGGTGGTGCGCGTGCCGCAGCTGGCCCGCCTCACCATCAACGCTACGGCCAGCGTGGTGGCCCGTCCCTGGGATGGGACCAAGGGCGGTGTCGTGGCGCTGCAGGTGCAGAACGCCATGACGGTCAACGGCCTGCTGAGTGCGAGCGCGGCGGGCTTCCGGGGCGGTGAGGTGGACAATAACGCCATCACCGGTGTGGTGGCCTACGCTTCCACCTCGAGCAACGACGGCGGAGAGAAGGGCGAGAGCATCGCCGGTTACAAGGCCACCTACGACGCCCTCGGGGGCCGGTACGCCCGCGGCGCGGCGGCCAACGGCGGTGGCGGCGGCAACGCCCACAACGCTGGCGGTGGCGGCGGCGCCAACGGCAGCAACGGCAACACCTGGTCGGGCCAGGGCGTCATGAGCGGATCGGTCACCGGGGCCGAGGCGTGGACGCTGGATCCGGCCTATGCCGAGAACGGCAGTGCGCTGACGAACTCCTCGGGTGGCGGCCGCGGTGGCTACACCTTCTCCGCCAACGATTTCGATGCGCGCACGTATGCCCCTGGCGAAGGCGGCTGGAACGGGGACTACCGCCGCCCGGTAGGTGGACTCGGTGGCCGGCCGGTGACGAATGATCCGGCGACGCGGCTGTTCCTGGGCGGTGGCGGTGGTGCCGGCGATGGCAACAACGCGGCCGCTGGCCCGGGTGGCAATGGTGGCGGCATCGTGTGGGTGGTGGCCGATGTTGTGACGGGCTCGGGCACCATCACCTCTAATGGACAGAATGGCGGCAACACGACGTCCCCTCCCCACAATGACTCGGCGGGCGGCGCCGGCGCGGGTGGCACGGTGGTGGTGGCGGCCCGGTCTCTGACGGGCGTGAGCCTCTTCGCCCAGGGCGGTAAGGGCGGTGACCAGCTCATTCAGGTCACTGAGGCGGAAGGCCCCGGTGGCGGCGGTGGCGGTGGCTACATCGCCACCTCGGGCGGCACGGTGCCGCGCGATGTGTCCGGTGGTGTCAGCGGCATCACGCAGTCGCCGGCCCTGGCGGAGTTCCCCGTCAACGGCGCCACGTACGGGGCCACGGGCCAGCTGGGCGCGGCCGTGGCGGCACTGCCGCTGTGCCTGCCCTCGGACTTGGCCATCACGGTGACGGACGAGCGGACGACCGTGGAGCAGGGCCAGTCCCTCACGTACACCATCACGGTGACGAACAATGGTCCCAACGCGGTGTCGGGGGCGGCGGTGACGGATGCCTTCCCCGCGGCGCTGACGGGCGTGAGCTGGACGTGCGCCCCCGCGTCGTCGTGCTCGGTGCCGAGCGGCACCGGCAACCTCGCGGACGTGCTCCTGTCGCTGCCGAGCGGCGGCTCGGCGGTCTTCACGGTGACGGGCACGGTCAGCCCCACGGCGACCGGCACGCTGACGAACACCGCCACGGTGGCCTCCCCGGCGAGCAACGTGGACCCGGTCCCGGCGAACAACAGTGCCACGGACACGACCACCATCGTCGCCGCGTCGACGGCGGACCTGCAGGTGTCCATCGGGGACTCCCCGGATCCGGTCGTCGTGGGTGGGGCACTCACCTATACGGTGAACGTCACCAACAATGGGCCGAGCACGGCCTCCTCGGTGACAGCGACGGTGAACCTCCCTCCGGGAACGGTGTTCGTGGGCGCCACGGGCACGGGCTGGACGTGCAGTGAGGCGGGAGGCGTCGTGACGTGCACCCGGCCTTCGTTGGGCACGGGTGAGGCGGCTCCGCCCATCACGGTGCAGGTGACGGCCCCGTCCACCCCAGGCTCCATCACGGCCACCTCGACGGTGAGCACGGCGACCACGGACCCCGTGGCGGGCAACAACTCCGCCTCGCAGAGCACCACCGTGGTGGGGGCCAACAGCCCGCCTGTGGCGAACGATGACGCCATCTCGGTGGGCGTGAACAGCGGTGCCACCGTGGTGCCCGTGCTGAACAACGACACGGATCCGAACCCGGCCGACACGCTCACCGTGACGGCCGTGACCCAGCCCACCAACGGCACGGTGACGCTCGTCAACGGTGTGGTGAGCTACACGCCCAACCCGGGCTTCATCGGCACCGACACGTTCACGTACACGATCTCCGACGGCAACGGAGGCACCGACACGGCCACCGTGACCGTCACCATCATCAACAACCCGCCCACGGCGAATGATGACGCCGTGACGGTGCCCGCGAACAGCACGGGCACGGTGGTGGATGTGCTGGGCAACGACACGACCGCGCCGGACACGGGCGAGACGCTCACCGTGACGGCCGTGACCCAGCCCACCAGCGGCACGGTGACGCTCGTCAACGGCGTGGTGACCTATACGCCCAACCCGGGCTTCATCGGCACCGACACGTTCACGTACACGATCTCCGACGGCAACGGGGGCACCGATACGGCCACCGTCACCGTCACCGTCGCGCTCAACAACCCGCCCGACGGCAAGGAGGACTCCTACGAGGTATATCCCGGTGGTGATCCGATCGAACTGCCCGTGCTGGATAACGACACGGATCCGGACCCGGGCGACACGCTCACCGTGATTGAAGTCACCCAGCCCGGGAACGGCAAGGTGACGCTCGAGAATGGCAAGGTGCGCTACCAGCCCGACCCGGGCTTCACCGGCACCGACACGTTCACCTACACGGTGTCGGACGGAAAGGGCGGCACCGATGTCGTCACGGTGACCGTGACCGTCGGCTTCGGGGATGACATCCGCGTGGTGGGCCGTGGCTGCGCCTCCTCCGGCTCTGGCACCCTCGTTCCGCTGGCCCTGATGCTGCTCGCCCTGCCGCTGCTGCGCCGCCGGTCCTTTCAGGGGCTGATGCGCATGGGAGGACTCCTGGGCGTGCTCGCCGCCATGTTCGTCTCGGCGCCGGCCCTGGCCCAGGACTCCCAGAGCATCGATGTGCAGCAGTACAAGCCGGGCCCGGGCTCCCGGGACGTGCTGGGCCTCCACAGTGCCCAGATCGCCCCGCACCTGGGCTGGAACCTGGGGCTGTCCATCAACTACGCCCGCAACCCGCTCAACTTCCTCCGGCCGAGCACGGACGAGTTCATCTACAACCTCGTGCGCCACCAGTACACGCTCGACCTGATGGGCTCCATCTCGCTGTTCGACCGGATCGAGTTGGGCGTGGCGGTGCCCCTGACGCTCCAGAAGGAGCAGTCCTCGGACCGCTTCTCCCCCCTTTTGTCCGAGGCGATTGACACCACGGGCCTGGGGGACCTGCGCGTGGTCCCCAAGGTGCGCCTGCTGTCCACCGATGGTGGGCTGCACCTGGCCCTCGTGGTGCCGGTGATTCTTCCGACCTCGGGCGGCAACGAGTTCCGGGGCCGGGAGGGGGTGGCCGCCTTTCCGCGCCTCGTGGGTGAGTGGTCCAGCGAGAAGGGCACGCGCATCATCGCCAACGCGGGCGTGAACTTTCAGCCCCGCGAGACGTTTCGCAACCTGAGCGTGGGCAACGAGTTCGCCTACGGCCTGGGCGCGGAGGTGCCCTTCCACATCAGCGACCACAAGCTCGCCGCCGAGGCCACCATCGCCGGTGCCCTGGGCCTGAAGGATGCCGACACGGAGGAGCGCCCGCTGGAGGTGCTCGGCGCGCTGAAGTACTTCTTCTCCGAGCAGCTGACCGCCCACGTGGGCGCGGGCCCGGGCCTCACCCGGGGCTACGGCACGCCCGCCTTTCGCATCCTCGCGGGGGTGAACTGGACCGCGAAGCCCGAAGAGAAGCCCGTGCCGGTGGACTCGGATGGGGATGGCCTGATGGACCCCGACGACCGCTGCCCGAACGAGCCCGAGGACAAGGACGGCTTCCAGGATGAGGACGGCTGCCCGGATCCGGACAACGACCAGGACGGCATCCCGGACGTCTCGGACAAGTGCCCGAACGAGCCGGAGACGATGAACGGCTTCGAGGACGCGGACGGCTGCCCGGATGCGGTGCCCGACTCGGATGGGGACGGCCTGACGGATGACAAGGACCGCTGCCCGAACCAGCCCGAGGACAAGGATGGCTTCCAGGACGAGGATGGTTGCCCGGATCCGGACAACGACAAGGATGGCATCCCGGACACCTCCGACGAGTGCATCAACGAGCCGGAGGTCATCAACGGGGTGATGGACGAGGACGGGTGCCCGGACAAGGGTGAGGTGAACGTCCGCGTGGAGGGCAAGAAGTTCTTCATCCTCCAGAAGGTCCACTTCGCCACGAACAAGGACGTCATCCTGGAGCGCTCCTTCAGCCTGCTGAAGCAGGTGGCCGCGGTGCTGCGCGCCAATCCCCAGCTGACCAAGATTCGCGTGGAAGGCCACACGGACAGCCAGGGCTCGGATGCGTTCAACATGGATCTCTCCGACCGCCGCGCGAAGAGCGTGCGCACGTACCTCATCGAGAAGGAGGGCATCGCCGCGGACCGGCTGGAGGCCGTGGGCTACGGCGAGACGCAGCCGGTGGACACCAACGCGACGGCCGCGGGCCGTGAGAACAACCGCCGCGTGATCTTCACCATCCTGGAGCAGTCGGGCGAGTAA
- a CDS encoding DUF5953 family protein yields MIVYAPALVGDEGRPLAVVRGMERVLPGVHLGWMVSGEGQRMALPDRDAWVTRETADGGFPLLRSGDDAFRVTVTGWESPAGSSPGGKAQLEVHAVLPLSVDSLAVADVLESMGGNARAFWGHATPFRAGVEIARQTKSGAANSRPPPRGLPVLKLPCDIRSPEIPMRLGWLNYWPAATARAIGFPDLARDAELLSRSRRTAAGGWLVQLTEKPLDLDDPTHVEVLLSTYERFPEIGGRAPSR; encoded by the coding sequence TTGATCGTCTACGCGCCCGCGCTCGTGGGCGATGAGGGACGCCCCTTGGCCGTGGTCCGTGGCATGGAACGCGTGCTGCCTGGCGTGCACCTGGGGTGGATGGTTTCCGGCGAGGGCCAGCGCATGGCTCTACCGGATCGCGATGCCTGGGTCACCCGGGAGACGGCGGACGGGGGCTTTCCTCTCCTCCGCAGTGGCGATGACGCCTTCCGAGTGACGGTGACAGGCTGGGAAAGCCCGGCGGGAAGCTCGCCGGGGGGGAAGGCCCAGCTCGAAGTCCACGCGGTGCTGCCTCTGAGCGTGGACAGCCTCGCTGTGGCGGACGTGCTGGAGAGCATGGGGGGAAACGCGCGTGCGTTCTGGGGGCATGCGACGCCGTTCCGGGCAGGGGTGGAGATCGCGCGTCAGACCAAGAGCGGGGCGGCGAATTCGCGGCCTCCTCCCAGAGGTCTCCCCGTGCTCAAACTTCCGTGCGACATCCGCTCCCCGGAGATTCCGATGCGGCTGGGATGGCTGAACTACTGGCCGGCCGCTACCGCGCGGGCTATCGGCTTTCCGGACCTGGCACGCGATGCGGAGCTGCTCTCGCGGTCGCGGCGCACAGCGGCAGGCGGATGGCTGGTCCAACTCACGGAGAAGCCCCTGGACCTCGACGACCCCACGCACGTGGAGGTGCTCTTGAGTACCTATGAGCGCTTCCCGGAGATTGGTGGACGCGCCCCTTCACGCTGA
- the cas1 gene encoding type I-MYXAN CRISPR-associated endonuclease Cas1: MRIRLSSRCTRRDRLQVGAYAVLAEERFPGTAIECRVRYHQPDTTVRFALDEPLRQQVREAVARARHLRALPERPPVTAQERKCGRCSLAPVCLPEEERVPAAGEARPRLFPEDDVRQVLHVTVPGTRVGRDAEQLVVAPPEGAEEVRVPVRTVSALIVHGGVQVSSQAMALCVHHAIGVHWFTAGGRYLGGLGGGGGNVQRRLRQFEALRRPEVGLGLARRLVAAKLEGQLRFLLRASRGEPEDRSGVATAVRDLRALLPKCPVAESVDSLRGLEGAGAARYFGALPALLGEEVDSRLRFDGRNRRPPKDRFNAVLGFLYGRVHREVEAAIIAVGLDPAFGFYHQPRSSAGPLALDVMEQFRVPLVDMPLVASINRRVWDAEEDFEVTAEHVWLSKAGRAKAIELYERRKRETWKHNVLGYSLSYARLVELEVRLLEKEWTGSPGLFATFRLR, encoded by the coding sequence TTGCGGATTCGGCTTTCGAGTCGGTGTACGCGACGCGACCGGCTCCAGGTAGGCGCCTACGCCGTGCTGGCCGAGGAGCGCTTCCCGGGGACGGCCATCGAGTGCCGGGTGCGCTACCACCAGCCGGACACCACGGTGCGCTTCGCCCTGGACGAACCCTTGCGCCAGCAGGTCCGGGAGGCGGTGGCGCGGGCGCGGCATCTCCGGGCCCTCCCGGAGCGGCCCCCTGTGACTGCCCAGGAGCGCAAGTGCGGCCGGTGCTCGCTGGCCCCGGTCTGCCTTCCCGAGGAGGAGCGTGTCCCGGCCGCCGGGGAGGCGCGGCCCCGGCTCTTCCCCGAGGACGATGTGCGGCAGGTGTTGCACGTGACGGTGCCGGGCACGCGGGTGGGCCGCGACGCGGAGCAGCTCGTGGTGGCCCCACCCGAGGGGGCCGAGGAGGTGCGGGTGCCCGTGCGCACCGTGTCCGCGCTCATTGTCCACGGCGGCGTGCAGGTGAGCTCCCAGGCCATGGCCTTGTGCGTCCACCACGCCATCGGCGTGCATTGGTTCACCGCGGGCGGAAGGTACCTGGGGGGGCTGGGCGGTGGCGGGGGCAACGTGCAGCGGCGGCTCCGGCAATTCGAGGCGCTACGGCGGCCCGAGGTGGGGCTGGGGCTGGCGCGGCGGCTGGTGGCGGCCAAGCTGGAGGGGCAGCTGCGCTTCCTGCTCCGCGCCTCGCGCGGAGAGCCGGAAGACCGCTCGGGGGTGGCCACGGCGGTCAGGGATCTGCGGGCGCTGTTGCCGAAGTGCCCGGTGGCGGAGTCGGTGGACTCGCTGCGGGGCCTGGAGGGGGCAGGGGCCGCACGCTACTTCGGGGCACTGCCTGCCCTGCTGGGTGAGGAGGTGGACTCGCGCCTGCGCTTCGATGGGCGCAACCGCCGCCCGCCCAAGGACCGGTTCAATGCGGTGCTGGGCTTCCTGTACGGGCGGGTCCACCGGGAGGTGGAGGCGGCCATCATCGCGGTGGGGCTGGACCCGGCGTTCGGCTTCTACCACCAGCCGCGCAGCTCGGCGGGCCCGCTGGCGCTGGATGTGATGGAGCAGTTCCGCGTGCCGCTGGTGGACATGCCGCTGGTGGCGTCGATCAACCGGCGGGTGTGGGACGCGGAGGAGGATTTCGAGGTGACGGCCGAGCACGTGTGGCTGAGCAAGGCGGGGCGTGCGAAGGCCATCGAGCTGTACGAGCGGCGCAAGCGCGAGACGTGGAAGCACAACGTGCTGGGGTACTCGCTGAGCTACGCGCGGCTGGTGGAGCTGGAGGTGCGGTTGCTGGAGAAGGAATGGACCGGAAGCCCGGGACTCTTCGCGACGTTCCGGTTGAGGTGA
- a CDS encoding acyltransferase family protein: MSASGSRDALTGLRFLAALHVVVFHFGGVWFENLPGALQAISACGYASVGLFYVLSGFVLAYNYLTPEGGVKAEPRSFWAARLARVYPVYALALVLLAPTVIQGSLEANTLPVAAAKLLLGGLSALLLVHAWLPPVALYWNPPGWSVSVEAFFYAVFPFAAPWLGRLRRGQLWGAMGGFWVLGLLPSLVYLGLQVDGGLNVLKFNPLLRLPEFLMGLVLGRLFLGESPSPRHSGALLAPAAAVLLLGAFAASASIPFELLHNALLAPAFAALVYGLARGGGALGWVLSRPLLLRLGEASYALYILQYPVWKASQALAEAVAPWVDFRAPKPLFAVYLGLLVGLSWLTYRWFEMPMRSWGRKRLQGWVARGAPQTPSASPGTP; this comes from the coding sequence GTGAGCGCGAGCGGTTCGCGTGATGCGCTCACCGGCCTGCGGTTCCTGGCCGCCCTGCACGTGGTGGTGTTCCACTTCGGAGGCGTCTGGTTCGAGAACCTCCCTGGCGCGCTTCAGGCCATTTCGGCGTGCGGGTACGCCTCGGTGGGGCTCTTCTATGTCCTGTCCGGCTTCGTGCTGGCCTACAACTACCTGACGCCGGAAGGCGGGGTGAAGGCCGAGCCCCGCAGCTTCTGGGCGGCCCGGCTGGCGCGCGTGTACCCCGTCTACGCCCTGGCCCTGGTGCTGCTCGCCCCCACCGTCATCCAGGGCTCGCTGGAGGCGAACACCCTCCCGGTCGCCGCCGCGAAGCTCCTGCTGGGCGGGCTGAGCGCGCTGCTGCTCGTCCACGCGTGGCTGCCGCCCGTGGCGCTCTACTGGAACCCTCCGGGCTGGTCCGTCTCCGTGGAGGCCTTCTTCTACGCGGTGTTCCCCTTCGCCGCGCCCTGGCTGGGGCGGCTGCGGCGCGGACAGCTGTGGGGCGCGATGGGCGGCTTCTGGGTGCTGGGGCTGCTGCCGTCGCTGGTGTACCTGGGGCTCCAGGTAGACGGAGGGCTGAATGTCCTCAAGTTCAACCCGCTCCTGCGCCTGCCCGAGTTCCTCATGGGGCTGGTGCTGGGCCGGCTCTTCCTCGGCGAGTCCCCCTCGCCCCGCCACTCGGGGGCGCTGCTGGCCCCGGCGGCGGCCGTGCTCCTGCTCGGCGCCTTCGCCGCCAGCGCGTCCATCCCCTTCGAGCTGCTGCACAACGCGCTGCTCGCCCCGGCGTTCGCGGCGCTCGTGTATGGGCTGGCACGGGGCGGCGGGGCGCTCGGGTGGGTGCTGTCACGGCCCCTGCTGCTGCGGCTGGGCGAGGCCAGCTACGCGCTCTACATCCTCCAGTACCCCGTGTGGAAGGCGTCCCAGGCGCTGGCGGAGGCGGTGGCCCCGTGGGTGGACTTCCGCGCCCCGAAGCCCCTCTTCGCCGTGTACCTGGGGCTGCTGGTGGGGCTCTCGTGGCTCACCTACCGGTGGTTCGAGATGCCGATGCGCTCCTGGGGCCGCAAGCGGCTCCAGGGGTGGGTGGCGCGCGGGGCCCCTCAAACGCCAAGCGCCTCCCCCGGAACTCCGTAG